GGGAAAGACGTCGAGAAGGGATccaacaagccctgtgtggttgCGTCATCCGGtgggattgggctcaaggtaAGCGCCGGCGAAAAAGATTGGAACTCAAcaggtacttcgacagcagcagctagtgaagcatcttgAGCAAATGGGCTTTTACttctcatcgtcggctccctgtgcgttaggcggcattgagttctctgtcactgcactgcatgatgtttcagcattaggatctttatctatcgtagtcttcctaatctcgagaaagtcgtgGATGGTTCCTGATGGgggtcgagctttgcgctccAGGGAGAGTGGATatttccaacgagctttttgaaggtatcaatacattccgcagacgcaaagcgcagctttaagatgtcccctctatactcacaACTCATAATTCAGAGTTCAATACATGTTCGACAACCCGATCGTTTGCCAAATGCCTCACCTGACACCGACGATCTTGTGGAATCATACCGGATGCACAGATGCACAGCCGACATCGATGACtacataagtcatctcatctctgttgtgcttccttgctactccggcgtaagagggcggctccttatcCTTCCAGCGACTATCTTCCCTTtgcgtgatggctgtggcatccttttgaaAGTCACACTCCTCCTTAAACACTCAGGAGCCTTCTTCTTGTTCCGCCTCTGCATGACACTATCTGGAGTCTCGATTGCGGAAGGGATGGCTTCATTTTCCCAAAGAACTTGAAAGAGGAGAGCTCTTTTTCTACTTcatcattttagcagtgttatgctcttcgagagATCGGATTCTCTTtctagcttccgtagaagtgcttggaatttCAATTCCATCGCTTCCAgaatcctgcactttcgcccgattgcgcagTCAGTACAAACTCCTCTATCTCCTTCGTCATGCCCCGGATCCTTTTCTCGTtcttcttgtgagcttagctaacccatcgctcacttctgccgtcattctgctgccctcatctctcaaggaggagaggagaggatatcatgctacggtctgacgccaccaccgcagctgttgggtctttggaatttttagagaaattttcattgcaATTATGTaagttttcattgagattttgactttcaaaataATTCccttaaaatttgtattaacaaaatatgtcattcaaattttgtctttaaaaaacgtttcattaaaattttgtctttatttcattatttcaaattaaatctggaacagtaagttgtactCGGAACCACGATTTAAAAaccgagtatggttcatatagttctatatttacatatagttgccatatagaccgatctgcggttTCAGGTCATATATTTTgtgcccgatttagctgaaatttgcaacagtgagttgcgctaggccAACTGATATCCGAACCGATTATGTACACATTagaccctatttggatatagctcataaaagcctcatttatttaCCGTTTTCTCTAATATTAATTGATATGGTAAGATTGAATCTATAACTTTTATAAGGCTTCTCGgtacctgaaccaaatatgttcAGATCGAACCAATATAGACATGGTAGAGTTATTATAAAATAGGGTAATTGATGTCCATAGTGGAGTGTATCCAAAGTCCGACTCAGTCGTACagtcgtttttacttgttaactttTCTTGTGTTCTTCATTTGCTATTCGTCaatgttttatttctttagttTAGTTGTATCTTCATTTCTGCAAACTTCAAAGACGTAACATTGCCCCTAAACGAATGCCATTGTACGATCTGTCCCAGTTCACTGTCATCAACTCTTCCCTTTTTGTAAGGTCCAAAGAGATTGCTAGGAAAAGGAAAGAGAAGGAAAACATTCGGTTTCTTGTTGTTTATATCGCAAACTTACCACAAATAGCATGCTTTGTGCCACCAGGCTCCAAGAAAGAGtatggcgcaattgttatttcCAAGTTGATCATTGTCTCGATCTATGGTTGTGAACTTTTGACCTTCGTTGAGGTAGAAATCATTTCCAGCTGTGCCCGTATATGTTCCTAAGCTATGAAGCATATATTGCTCTCTCTCACTGCCTATCACAAAGTTATTGTATTTAGCATAGCGCCTTTGATTGTCCCAATCCTCTAAGACAATATGCAGACTGTAGGGTGCGCTATTAGTGAGTTTGTACAGTTGTTCAAGACCTATAAAAAACTCCCCAGAGGGTTCTCCAAAGCCTTTTTTGTACTCATTCCAAGTTCGTACAAAATCTACAGAACCATCCATGCGTCTCATAATGATGGTTTCTCGGTTGTTCATATGATCTTGAAGTCCATCCAACTTCTTAATTTGCAGTTCATAAAGGTGCAacaatttccgattttgctgcaggTGTTGTTGTTCCAACTTTACTTGttgctccgcaagaattttggTTATTTCACTGTATTCCAATTTTTGTTCAAGAAGCGCCTCTTGAGTTTGTTTGAATTTAACTTTGATTTCGTCTAATTTATTATCAAGATCCACTATGATTTTGCTAAGATTACGATTTGTCTCCAGGCATTGGTCAAATTTCGATTCCCATTCAGAGTGACTTTTGAGGGAAAGTGATGGAGAACCACACTAGAGGGCAATAATTATTAAAACTTCAAATtgcatttttcattttaaaacagATAAAACAAGAGATTGCGTAAATATACAACATTTAATGTATTAAAATTCTCGTATATAATAACGTAAATCGTCGAGTTTTAGCTGTGTTACAATTTAAGATACGAACCTCTgccgttgaaattttgccaattgaattaaaaattgtCAGCCATAATAAACAGAAATTAATGTAAACTAATTTACGGCTTCCTTTGAGATTCGTTGGCATACTGGTCTGCTAGTTTTGATGTTTTGTCTCACACTGACACTGAGCGTTAAAAAGATCATTGAAAGTCTATGCGTTATCATGAAGAATTTGATAAGCTCATTTTATAGACAGCTTTGAAAAATCCCCTAATAAATCAATATCGCATAATAAAGAATCGAGTGTAGTATTCGTATTCGAAGAAGAACACACAGAAAACATCGTATTTACGAAAgtaaggaaaacaagtaaaagcgtgctaagttcggccggccgactcttatataccctccaccatggatcgcatttgtcgagttcttttcccggcatctcttcttaggcaaaaaaggatataagaaaagatttgatctgctattagagcgatatcaagatatggtccggtttggatcacaattaaattatatgttggagacctgtgtaaaatgttagctaattcgaataagaattgcgccctttgggggctcaagaagaaaaatagagagatagatttatacggctatagaccgattcagaccataataaacacgtatgttgatggtcatgagagaatccgtcgtacaaaatttcaggaaaatcagatagtaattgcggcctctagaggctcaagaagttaacatcccagatcggtttatatggcagctatatcaggttatcaaccgatttcagccatacttggctgaaattgttataatacccatacttgttgggtattataacaaaatactacgtgcaaaaattcattcaaatcggataagaattgcgtcttctagaggctcaagaaatcaagacccaagatcggtttataaggcagctatatcagtttatggaccgatttgaaccatacttggcaaagttgttgaatatcgtaacaaaacacgtcgtgacaaatttcattccaatcggataagaattacgcactccagaggctcaagaagtcaagacccaagatcggtttatatggcagttataccaggttatggaccgatttgaaccatacttggtacaattgttggatatcataacaaaacacgtcgttcaaaatttcattccaatcggataagaattgcacactctagaggctcaagaagtcaagacccaaatcggttaataaggcagctatatcaaaacatggaccgatatggcccatttacaagacCAACtgagctacactaataagaagtatttatgcaaaatttcaagcggctaactttactccttcggaagatagcgtgctttcgacagacagacggacggacggacatggctagatcgacttaaaatgtcgcgacgatcaagaatatatatactttatggggtctcagaagaatatttcgagtaattataaacagaatgacgaaattagtataccccccatgctatggtgaagggtataaaaatgccaacgaaatattttgtcattgcgtccatttccgaccctataaagtatatatattcttgatcagcgtaaaaatctaagacgatctagccatgtccgtccgtctttccgtctgtctgttgaaatcacgctacagtctttaaaaatagagatatagagctgaaagtttgcacagattccttttttttgtctatatgcaggttaagttcgaagatggactatatcggactatatattgatctagcccccatatagatcttaagcccataaaagccacatttattatctgattatactgaaatttgggacagtgagttgtgttaggcccttcgacatacttcttcaatttggcccagatcggttcagaattggatatagctgccatatagaccgatctctcgatttaaggtttagggcccataaaaggagcatttattatctgatgtcaccgaaatttgggacagtgagttaagttaagcccctcgacatacttctgcaatatggcacagatcggttcagatttggatatagctgccatatagaccaatctctcgatttaaggtttttggcccataaaaggcgcatttattgtccgatgtcgctgaaatttgggacagtgagttgtgttaggcccttcgacattcttctcca
The genomic region above belongs to Stomoxys calcitrans chromosome 5, idStoCalc2.1, whole genome shotgun sequence and contains:
- the LOC131997800 gene encoding fibrinogen C domain-containing protein 1-like → MPTNLKGSRKLVYINFCLLWLTIFNSIGKISTAECGSPSLSLKSHSEWESKFDQCLETNRNLSKIIVDLDNKLDEIKVKFKQTQEALLEQKLEYSEITKILAEQQVKLEQQHLQQNRKLLHLYELQIKKLDGLQDHMNNRETIIMRRMDGSVDFVRTWNEYKKGFGEPSGEFFIGLEQLYKLTNSAPYSLHIVLEDWDNQRRYAKYNNFVIGSEREQYMLHSLGTYTGTAGNDFYLNEGQKFTTIDRDNDQLGNNNCAILFLGAWWHKACYLCNLFGPYKKGRVDDSELGQIVQWHSFRGNVTSLKFAEMKIQLN